From the Clostridium sp. Marseille-P299 genome, one window contains:
- a CDS encoding DUF2087 domain-containing protein: MIWNYTMSEILDGYAEKDNNLVCVMCGRQYEKGRIYEIDNSLYDSYGAIRQHIKNGHGSIASYLLNQELNITGISEIQRQILKRIMEGNSDKDISNELGIAPSTVRNHRFKLREKEKQAKLFLALMSSLEKETSNTIEKSDTGVIEDIHMTATMVDERYNITDKDREKTIATYMDENGALKQFPAKAKKKIILIGEIMKNFKRNVEYSEAEVNRVLKRIYEEDYPTIRRALIEYGFMDRSADCEVYRVKE, translated from the coding sequence ATGATTTGGAATTACACAATGTCTGAAATATTAGATGGATATGCTGAAAAAGATAATAATTTAGTCTGCGTTATGTGTGGTAGACAATATGAAAAAGGACGAATATACGAAATTGATAATTCTTTATACGACTCGTATGGTGCTATTAGGCAACACATCAAAAATGGCCATGGCAGTATAGCTAGCTATTTATTAAATCAGGAATTAAATATAACGGGAATTTCAGAAATTCAAAGGCAAATATTAAAACGAATCATGGAGGGAAATTCCGACAAAGATATATCAAATGAGCTTGGAATTGCACCATCAACAGTGAGAAATCATCGTTTTAAACTTCGAGAAAAGGAAAAACAAGCAAAATTATTCTTAGCACTCATGAGTTCGTTGGAGAAAGAAACTAGTAATACAATTGAAAAGAGCGATACTGGTGTTATTGAAGATATTCATATGACGGCTACTATGGTAGATGAACGTTATAACATAACAGATAAAGACCGTGAAAAGACAATTGCTACATATATGGACGAGAACGGTGCATTAAAACAATTTCCAGCGAAAGCAAAGAAAAAGATTATTTTAATTGGTGAAATTATGAAGAATTTTAAAAGAAATGTTGAGTATTCAGAGGCAGAAGTAAACAGGGTTTTAAAACGAATATATGAAGAAGATTATCCAACCATTCGCAGAGCTTTGATTGAATATGGTTTTATGGATAGATCTGCGGACTGTGAAGTTTATCGTGTGAAGGAGTAG
- a CDS encoding DUF2087 domain-containing protein encodes MDYRELLQRYLTENGKLKQYPSKKSLRMVALAYITEHFERNKKYKEKEVNEIIMNWLSFSDHELIRRELIVYGFMNRMRDGSAYWVEEIQPDVKMG; translated from the coding sequence ATGGATTATAGAGAGTTATTACAAAGGTACTTGACAGAGAATGGTAAATTAAAACAGTATCCTTCTAAAAAATCATTAAGAATGGTGGCTCTGGCTTATATAACAGAGCACTTTGAAAGGAATAAAAAGTATAAAGAAAAAGAAGTAAATGAAATCATTATGAATTGGTTATCCTTTAGTGACCATGAATTAATTCGTAGAGAGTTAATTGTATATGGTTTTATGAATCGGATGAGAGATGGATCTGCATATTGGGTGGAGGAAATACAGCCCGATGTGAAAATGGGATAA
- a CDS encoding GNAT family N-acetyltransferase gives MEIDSLSKRFYVRKLDRNDVEMIYDMSCKNHIFYQYHPPFVTKESILEDMEALPPGKSYDDKFYIGFFKSDSFVAIMDLILDYPTKETAFIGLFMTNVQYQNKGIGSKIIREIVAYLKSLGFKKVRLGVDKGNPQSYAFWSKNKFNTINEDEYILMELII, from the coding sequence GTGGAAATTGATTCTTTATCTAAAAGGTTTTATGTACGTAAATTAGATAGAAATGATGTAGAAATGATATATGATATGAGTTGCAAAAATCATATTTTTTATCAGTATCATCCTCCTTTTGTTACAAAGGAAAGTATATTAGAAGACATGGAAGCATTACCGCCAGGAAAAAGTTATGATGATAAATTTTATATTGGTTTTTTTAAAAGTGATTCTTTTGTTGCAATTATGGATTTAATTCTCGATTACCCTACAAAAGAAACAGCTTTTATTGGATTGTTTATGACAAATGTACAGTATCAAAATAAAGGTATTGGTTCAAAAATTATTAGAGAAATCGTAGCGTATTTAAAATCATTAGGTTTTAAAAAAGTACGTCTTGGAGTTGATAAAGGCAATCCGCAAAGTTATGCTTTTTGGTCAAAGAATAAATTTAACACCATTAATGAAGATGAGTATATTCTTATGGAATTGATAATATAA